A single genomic interval of Daucus carota subsp. sativus chromosome 1, DH1 v3.0, whole genome shotgun sequence harbors:
- the LOC108207682 gene encoding pentatricopeptide repeat-containing protein At2g35130 isoform X1, which yields MLISRCAAIYIVTKANFSKGGFICRANNPTEEPTEKKSRRDSLFIDKKGKLTHFNHKKVSRKKGGSLRGQGWKYGSGFVDGIFPVLSPIGQQMLNFLKRERNVDRIWGALDTLPPTNATWDEIISVAVQLRMSKKWDSIILMCEWILYKSSFQPDIICYNLLIDAYGQKSQYKKAESIYLGLLEARCIPTEDTYALLIRAYCTSGLQDRAEAVCIEMRKNGLPPSTIVYNAYINGLIRGRNTSKAVEIFQRMKTEQCQPSTDTYTMLINMYGKANKSYMSLKVFHEMKSQKCTPDICTYTALVNAFARDGLCEKAEEIFEQLQEAGYEPDVYAYNALMEAYSRAGYPYGAAEVFSLMQHMGCEPDRASYNIMMDAYGRAGLHEDAKSVFEEMKRLGMTPTMKSHMLLLSAYSKVGNVPKCEELVNQMHKSGVEPDTFVLNSMLNLYGRVGQFKKMEEVLSAMENGPYLTDISTYNILINIYGRAGFFEKMEETFHSLPAKNLKPDVKTWTSRLGAYSRKKQYMKCVEIFEEMITEGCYPDGGTAKVLLSACSSEEQIAQVTAIIRTMHKDMKIASPI from the exons AT GTTGATTTCCAGATGTGCAGCAATTTATATTGTCACTAAGGCAAACTTTTCCAAAGGCGGTTTCATATGCAGAGCAAATAATCCAACCGAGGAGCCTACTGAGAAGAAGTCCAGACGTGACAGTCTTTTTATCGATAAAAAGGGAAAATTAACACACTTCAACCATAAAAAGGTGTCCAGAAAAAAAG GTGGTTCTTTAAGAGGACAAGGATGGAAATATGGATCTGGTTTTGTTGATGGTATATTTCCAGTGCTGAGCCCTATTGGTCAGCAGATGCTCAACTTCTTGAAGAGAGAAAGGAACGTAGATAGGATTTGGGGTGCACTTGACACGCTTCCTCCCACGAATGCCACTTGGGATGAAATCATCAGTGTAGCTGTTCAACTTCGTATGAGCAAAAAGTGGGATTCTATCATACTG ATGTGTGAGTGGATATTGTACAAGAGTTCTTTCCAGCCTGATATCATCTGCTACAATTTGCTTATAGATGCTTATGGGCAAAAGTCACAATATAAGAAGGCAGAATCGATATATCTAGGACTTCTTGAAGCTAGATGTATCCCTACTGAAGATACTTATGCCCTCCTTATAAGGGCTTACTGCACATCTGGACTACAAGATAGAGCTGAAGCGGTCTGTATTGAGATGAGGAAAAATGGCCTTCCTCCAA GTACAATTGTGTACAATGCTTATATAAATGGACTAATTAGAGGAAGAAACACGTCAAAAGCAGTAGAGATATTTCAAAGGATGAAGACTGAGCAGTGCCAACCATCTACCGACACATATACAATGTTGATCAACATGTATGGAAAG GCAAATAAGTCCTACATGTCCTTGAAGGTTTTTCATGAAATGAAAAGCCAAAAGTGTACACCTGACATCTGCACATATACCGCTTTAGTGAATGCATTTGCTAGAGATGGACTTTGTGAAAAAGCAGAGGAAATTTTTGAGCAGCTGCAGGAAGCTGGGTATGAACCTGATGTTTATGCTTATAATGCCCTCATGGAAGCTTACAG TCGTGCTGGTTATCCTTATGGCGCGGCAGAAGTGTTCTCTCTCATGCAGCACATGGGGTGTGAACCAGACCGAGCttcatataatattatgatggaTGCATATGGAAGAGCTGGTCTCCATGAag ATGCAAAATCAGTTTTTGAAGAAATGAAGCGGCTAGGAATGACACCAACAATGAAGTCCCACATGCTTCTTTTATCAGCCTACTCCAAAGTTGGTAATGTACCCAAATGCGAAGAACTTGTAAATCAGATGCATAAATCTGGTGTGGAGCCTGATACTTTTGTCCTCAATAGTATGCTCAACCTGTATGGCCGAGTAGGCCAGTTCAAAAAGATGGAAGAAGTCTTAAGCGCCATGGAAAACGGCCCATATCTCACAGATATCAGTACCTACAACATTTTGATCAACATATATGGCAGGGCAGGATTTTTTGAGAAAATGGAGGAGACATTCCATTCGCTTCCTGCCAAAAACTTAAAACCAGATGTAAAGACGTGGACTTCTCGCCTTGGAGCCTACTCTAGGAAGAAACAGTACATGAAATGCGTAGAAATATTTGAAGAAATGATTACGGAGGGTTGTTATCCAGATGGAGGAACAGCTAAGGTACTTCTTTCAGCTTGTTCAAGCGAGGAACAAATAGCGCAAGTCACTGCTATAATCAGAACAATGCACAAGGATATGAAGATCGCCTCGCCAATTTAA
- the LOC108227902 gene encoding protein EXORDIUM-like 7 yields the protein MQRFSLLLLSFFCSASLALSWNYQKFQDPENYEGSSDLVNLQYHMGPVLAYPINLYIIWYGNWNRNHQATIKDFIYSISSPAPPPSVADWWQTVRLYADQTNSNITGTVRLSGEFHDMHYSHGANLRRLTMQSIIKHAALPLNYQNGVYLVLTSGDVQVEDFCREVCGFHYFTFPIIVGATVPYAWVGYSGTQCPGLCAYPFAWPKYSGNPPRNGGNSIMRAPNGDAGVDGMISVIAHELAEVSSNPLVNAWYAGEEPSAPTEIADLCVGVFGSGAGGGFVGEVYKDSWGDGYNVNGVKGRKFLVQWVWDPVKRRCFGPNAMD from the coding sequence ATGCAGAGATTTTCTTTGCTTCTGCTCTCTTTTTTCTGTTCTGCCTCTCTAGCTCTTTCATGGAACTACCAAAAATTCCAAGACCCTGAAAATTATGAAGGCTCTTCTGATCTTGTCAACCTGCAATATCACATGGGTCCGGTTCTCGCTTACCCCATAAATCTGTACATTATATGGTATGGAAACTGGAACCGGAACCATCAAGCTACAATCAAAGATTTCATTTATTCAATTTCTTCTCCCGCGCCTCCTCCTTCTGTCGCGGATTGGTGGCAGACTGTTCGCCTCTACGCTGATCAGACAAATTCCAACATCACAGGAACTGTCAGGCTCTCAGGTGAATTTCATGACATGCATTACTCGCATGGGGCGAATTTGAGACGCTTAACAATGCAGTCTATTATCAAACATGCTGCATTGCCTCTAAATTATCAGAATGGTGTGTATTTAGTACTAACATCTGGTGATGTTCAAGTTGAGGATTTTTGCAGAGAAGTCTGCGGTTTTCACTATTTTACATTTCCAATTATTGTTGGTGCCACAGTGCCTTATGCATGGGTTGGCTACAGTGGCACTCAGTGCCCTGGCTTGTGTGCTTACCCCTTTGCATGGCCTAAGTATTCAGGCAATCCGCCACGAAATGGTGGCAACAGCATCATGAGGGCGCCTAATGGTGACGCGGGTGTGGATGGGATGATTAGTGTGATTGCACATGAGCTGGCTGAGGTGTCAAGTAATCCGCTAGTGAATGCATGGTATGCAGGGGAGGAGCCAAGCGCGCCTACTGAGATAGCGGATTTGTGTGTGGGAGTGTTTGGATCAGGCGCGGGGGGAGGGTTCGTGGGGGAAGTGTACAAGGACTCATGGGGAGATGGGTATAATGTGAATGGAGTGAAGGGGAGGAAGTTCCTTGTTCAGTGGGTTTGGGATCCTGTAAAGAGAAGATGTTTTGGACCTAATGCTATGGATTAG